The genomic stretch CGCCGATGACCTCAGCGTCATGGCCATCGGCCAGGCCGGCGAAAACACCGTCCGCTTCGCCAGCTGGATCAACGAGCACGACCGCGCCTCCGGCCGCGGCGGCACCGGCTGCGTCGGCGGCGCAAAGAAGCTCAAAGCCGTCGTCATCAAGGCCGCCCGCAACTACCCCCGCGCCGCCGACCGCGACGCCTGGCGCACCGCCCACAGCAACGCCCTCAAAAAGATCATGGACGAGGCCAACATCACCTCCCCGCGCAAGGGCGGCCTCTCTGTCTACGGCACCAACGTCCTCATGAACGTCACCAACACCATCGGCGCCCTCGGCGCTCGCAACAGCCAGGAAACCCACTTCGACGGCGCCGAAAAGCTCTCCGGCGAGTACGTCAAAGAGCACTACCTCATCGACGACCCCACCTGCCACGCCTGCCCCGTCGCCTGCAAGAAAGAGGTCGAAATCAAAGAAGGCCCCTACAAGGTCAAGATGGAGTCCGTCGAGTACGAGCCCGCCTGGTCGCTCGGCGCCAACTGCGGCAACGACGATGTCGCCTCCGTCGCCTTCATGATCGACCGCGCCAACGACTGGGGTTACGACGCCATCGAAATCGGCCAGGCCCTCTCCTGCCTCATGGAGGCCACCCAGCGCGAGTACATCCCCGCCAGCGAAGGCATCGCCTGGGGCGACCGCGACCGCATGATCGAGGTCATGCGCATGGTCGCCTTCCGCGAAGGCATCGGCAACCGCCTCGCCGACGGCATCGAACCCTTTGCCCGCTCCATCGGCCACCCCGAACTCGCCATGACCGTCAAGGGCCAGGCCACCCCCGCCTACGACCCACGCGGCCTCAAGGGCATGGGCCTCGGCTACGCCACCTCCAACCGCGGCGCCTGCCACCTCCGCGGCTACAGCCCCGCCTCCGAACTCGGCGTCATCGGCCTCAAAACCGACCCCCTCGCCTGGCAGGGCAAGGGCGAACTCCTCAAGCTCCTCCAGGACATCCACGCCTTCAGCGACTCGCTCGACCTCTGCAAGTTCTCCGCCTTCGCCGAAGGCCCCGAAGAGTACGCCGAGCAGTACCGCGTCATGACCGGCATCGACAACTTCGGCCCCGATGACGTCATCAAGGCCGGCGAACGCATCTACAACCTCGAGCGCTACTACAACAACCTCGCCGGCTTCCGCGAAGGCTCCGATACCCTCCCGAAGCGCTTCCTCGAAGAGCCCTCCAACTCCAAAGGC from Tepidiforma thermophila encodes the following:
- a CDS encoding aldehyde ferredoxin oxidoreductase family protein, which produces MTLGGYAGRVGTVDLTSGTVSYAPIPEEWARKYIGARGVGVRYVFEAGPGVDPLGPDNVLCFMNGPLTGTEASMSGRLAIVTKSPLTGTVTDSHQGGWSAARLRWAGFDGLVFKGISPKPVYAYVHDGMVELKDASDLWGKGVHETIDILKQRHGADDLSVMAIGQAGENTVRFASWINEHDRASGRGGTGCVGGAKKLKAVVIKAARNYPRAADRDAWRTAHSNALKKIMDEANITSPRKGGLSVYGTNVLMNVTNTIGALGARNSQETHFDGAEKLSGEYVKEHYLIDDPTCHACPVACKKEVEIKEGPYKVKMESVEYEPAWSLGANCGNDDVASVAFMIDRANDWGYDAIEIGQALSCLMEATQREYIPASEGIAWGDRDRMIEVMRMVAFREGIGNRLADGIEPFARSIGHPELAMTVKGQATPAYDPRGLKGMGLGYATSNRGACHLRGYSPASELGVIGLKTDPLAWQGKGELLKLLQDIHAFSDSLDLCKFSAFAEGPEEYAEQYRVMTGIDNFGPDDVIKAGERIYNLERYYNNLAGFREGSDTLPKRFLEEPSNSKGSMGQVCELDLMLEEYYRVRGWKNGVVPEDKLKELEIV